In one Variovorax sp. V213 genomic region, the following are encoded:
- a CDS encoding shikimate dehydrogenase, whose amino-acid sequence MMPHVTGTTRLYGLVGDPLTTAKSPELLNRLFIEQRADAVCVPFAVKDDDLPAFVTGARALGNLSGVLVTMPHKRRMLSFVDELHPTARQVGALNVIRCDKDGRWVGAIFDGLGCVLGMQWEGNDPANKSVLLVGAGGAGRAIAFAVASAGARALTIFDVDERRADELAKSVAAATGCTTNSGSADPRGFEIVINATPLGMHANDPMPVNPERLDPGSIVVDIINAPEPTPLCRAADARGCRTQGGRPMHEGQALHALRFLGFDYRPDGKSLPDGPETTQLSPSE is encoded by the coding sequence ATGATGCCGCATGTCACCGGGACAACCCGACTCTATGGGTTGGTGGGCGATCCGCTGACGACAGCCAAGTCGCCCGAACTATTGAACCGGCTCTTCATCGAACAGCGCGCGGACGCGGTTTGCGTCCCATTCGCGGTCAAGGACGATGACCTGCCCGCATTCGTCACCGGTGCACGGGCGTTGGGGAATCTCTCCGGCGTGCTGGTCACGATGCCGCATAAGCGACGGATGCTGTCCTTTGTCGACGAACTGCATCCGACTGCTCGTCAGGTTGGCGCACTCAACGTCATCCGCTGCGATAAGGACGGGCGTTGGGTCGGTGCGATATTCGATGGCCTCGGTTGTGTGCTTGGCATGCAGTGGGAAGGCAATGATCCGGCGAACAAGTCCGTTCTTCTCGTCGGCGCCGGAGGTGCCGGCAGAGCCATCGCGTTTGCAGTCGCTTCCGCGGGGGCCCGGGCGTTGACCATCTTCGATGTCGACGAGCGCCGCGCCGACGAACTCGCCAAATCCGTCGCCGCCGCAACCGGTTGCACCACAAATTCCGGTTCGGCCGATCCACGCGGATTCGAGATCGTCATCAATGCCACGCCGCTGGGTATGCATGCGAACGATCCCATGCCCGTGAATCCCGAGCGATTGGATCCCGGCAGCATCGTCGTAGACATCATCAATGCACCCGAGCCGACGCCGCTTTGTCGTGCCGCCGATGCACGCGGTTGTCGTACCCAAGGCGGACGCCCGATGCATGAAGGACAGGCACTGCATGCCCTTCGTTTTCTTGGATTCGATTACCGACCTGACGGCAAGTCACTACCGGACGGGCCCGAAACCACGCAGTTGTCGCCATCTGAATGA
- a CDS encoding carbohydrate ABC transporter permease, giving the protein MHIRRSEKMLSWAVLTALVLVVLIPLSWAVLTSLKSEANVMAYPPSFFPTEPSLSAYKAVFRNETFGSDLFNSVLYAVGAVALAVLLSAPAGYAASRFEFRGKRTVMLLILSTSMIPGVALLVPTYFLLDALGLLNNAAVIIMVQAARLVPQTVWFMQNFVDAVPRELDEATQVDGANHWQTFTRVILPLVRPGIAASAVIGMVTTWNDYITVAAFAPEVAHRTLQVALVNQVFDSIGITWSYVMAYAVVSSLPIVAIFVLAQRWFISGLTAGAVKG; this is encoded by the coding sequence ATGCATATCCGCCGTTCCGAAAAAATGCTGTCCTGGGCCGTGCTGACGGCCCTGGTGCTGGTCGTGCTGATCCCGCTGTCGTGGGCGGTGCTCACCTCGCTCAAGAGCGAGGCCAACGTCATGGCCTACCCGCCTAGCTTCTTCCCTACTGAGCCGAGCCTCTCGGCGTACAAGGCAGTGTTCCGGAACGAGACCTTCGGCTCCGACCTGTTCAACTCGGTGCTGTATGCGGTCGGCGCGGTCGCGCTCGCAGTACTGCTGTCCGCGCCCGCCGGCTACGCGGCTTCACGCTTCGAGTTCCGCGGCAAGCGCACCGTGATGCTGCTGATCCTGTCCACGTCCATGATTCCCGGCGTTGCGCTGCTGGTGCCGACCTACTTCCTGCTGGACGCGCTGGGCCTCCTGAACAACGCGGCGGTCATCATCATGGTGCAGGCCGCGCGCCTGGTGCCGCAGACGGTGTGGTTCATGCAGAACTTCGTGGACGCCGTGCCGCGCGAGCTGGACGAGGCGACCCAGGTGGATGGCGCCAATCACTGGCAAACCTTCACAAGGGTCATCTTGCCGTTGGTGCGGCCCGGTATCGCCGCAAGTGCCGTCATCGGCATGGTCACGACCTGGAATGACTACATCACCGTGGCCGCGTTCGCGCCCGAGGTAGCGCACCGCACGCTGCAAGTGGCGCTGGTCAACCAGGTGTTCGACAGCATCGGCATCACCTGGTCGTACGTCATGGCCTACGCCGTGGTGTCCTCCCTTCCCATCGTGGCCATCTTCGTGCTCGCGCAGCGATGGTTCATCAGCGGCCTGACCGCCGGCGCCGTCAAAGGCTAG
- a CDS encoding Gfo/Idh/MocA family protein, whose product MKVALLEASHWHVPLYLDALETPGIEVVAVSDAEHVKGEAIAARFGCSLYSSPYELLEREEVDFAFVFGRHSEMPALAEAVIARRIPFALEKPCGVNMSQVTRLRKLTEEADLYCAVPLIFRMSDLLSAVNGAEGRVPSDFNYMSFRFIVGPPGRYEAAGSGWALDPAFSGGGSTINVATHFIDFFRLLTGKEVTRVSAAMNSRTHRGAVEDYSLLTMQTEDGVIGLVETGYSFPSTSDEQREFSFTLSSDRMYAKSGPDRIEIRDRTNLAAGTRSLRLELETDAYYPLFVKRVLSECRTGAKPIASLRDAEAMMQVMDAAYASARQGGALQTLAPIGTRSPIN is encoded by the coding sequence ATGAAAGTTGCATTGCTGGAGGCCAGCCATTGGCATGTCCCGCTCTATCTTGATGCGCTCGAGACGCCAGGGATCGAGGTGGTTGCCGTTTCGGATGCGGAGCATGTCAAGGGAGAGGCAATTGCCGCGCGATTCGGGTGCAGCCTGTACTCGTCGCCCTATGAGCTGCTCGAGCGCGAGGAGGTCGATTTCGCGTTTGTGTTCGGTCGGCATTCCGAAATGCCTGCGCTCGCGGAAGCAGTGATCGCGCGGCGGATTCCGTTTGCGCTGGAGAAGCCCTGCGGTGTCAACATGTCGCAGGTTACCCGGCTGCGGAAACTGACCGAAGAAGCCGATCTTTATTGCGCTGTACCGCTCATCTTTCGCATGAGCGACCTGCTCAGCGCGGTCAACGGTGCCGAGGGCCGTGTCCCGTCGGACTTCAACTACATGTCCTTTCGTTTCATCGTAGGTCCGCCCGGCCGTTATGAAGCCGCGGGCTCAGGCTGGGCGCTCGATCCTGCGTTTTCAGGTGGCGGGTCCACGATCAATGTCGCAACGCACTTCATAGACTTCTTCAGATTGTTGACCGGCAAGGAGGTCACGCGCGTCTCTGCCGCCATGAACTCTCGAACGCACCGGGGTGCGGTTGAGGACTACTCGTTGCTGACGATGCAAACCGAGGATGGCGTGATCGGACTCGTGGAGACCGGATACAGCTTCCCCAGCACTTCGGATGAACAGCGCGAATTCTCGTTCACCCTTTCGTCCGATCGCATGTACGCGAAATCGGGACCCGACCGGATCGAGATCCGCGACCGAACCAATCTTGCCGCCGGCACTCGGAGCCTGCGTCTCGAGCTGGAAACCGACGCCTACTACCCGCTGTTCGTCAAGCGGGTGCTTTCTGAATGTCGCACGGGTGCAAAACCGATCGCGTCATTGCGCGACGCCGAGGCCATGATGCAGGTCATGGACGCGGCCTACGCTTCGGCTCGGCAAGGGGGTGCGCTTCAGACTCTTGCGCCGATTGGCACTCGCTCGCCAATCAACTGA
- a CDS encoding YciI family protein has translation MKHYLCKFIPPRADFLATMSADEKKWMGQHSVFLNDLLGKGVVVAHGPVMDPAGSYGVSLFQIEDDQNIGELTSQDPIVQNGVGHYEHFKMLHLTARR, from the coding sequence ATGAAGCACTACCTGTGCAAGTTCATCCCGCCGCGCGCGGACTTCCTTGCCACCATGTCTGCAGACGAGAAAAAGTGGATGGGGCAGCACAGCGTATTCTTGAACGACCTGCTCGGCAAAGGCGTCGTCGTTGCGCACGGCCCCGTGATGGATCCTGCCGGTTCCTATGGTGTCTCGCTGTTCCAAATCGAAGACGACCAGAATATCGGCGAGCTCACTTCGCAAGATCCTATCGTTCAAAACGGGGTCGGACACTACGAGCATTTCAAGATGCTCCACCTGACGGCCCGCCGCTGA
- a CDS encoding ABC transporter substrate-binding protein, whose product MNEQKPAPRTSRRIFLGGMAAVLGAPAGRAFAQTTETIAYDTFLDPANTKDPRAAAQTQMIAAFEASQPRVKVRVVVDPAGQNGVRAARAKSDSPDVIRVNNFQMPEFVSTGSVLAIDELIARDKVDTTDWLISLDQTRVNGKIWGLQQDYRIPIYVYRKSKFDEAKIATPPRTYGEVSALGPLLTKQNQMAYGVPIGLSGGIGGAQAFMEFIVSSIVAGNSDPFFAPNGREIGFSDKRLLLAATIVKDLFQKKAATPVSLQFAYNELQDGMRAGTVASATFGLYRYRGLKAAVADDLAWAPAPSVEPDDKHAVYGFQMCINRHSPRQGGAWEFVKFMASPAAQAIAARGGEVVARASAYKDAYFKTPEAEDQLGWKALVEKRGRMVSYSIIQSTFNQICGEAFQRMILRDLAPAAVALEVRTRYTEALAKA is encoded by the coding sequence ATGAACGAACAGAAACCAGCGCCCCGTACGAGCCGGCGCATCTTCCTGGGTGGCATGGCTGCCGTGCTGGGCGCACCAGCGGGCCGGGCCTTCGCGCAAACCACGGAGACCATCGCCTACGACACATTTCTCGACCCGGCCAACACCAAAGACCCACGCGCGGCGGCGCAGACGCAGATGATCGCGGCTTTCGAGGCCAGCCAGCCGCGTGTGAAGGTACGCGTGGTGGTGGACCCCGCCGGGCAAAACGGCGTACGCGCGGCGCGCGCCAAGTCGGACAGCCCCGACGTGATCCGCGTGAACAACTTTCAGATGCCTGAGTTCGTGTCCACCGGCTCGGTGCTGGCCATCGACGAGCTCATCGCGCGCGACAAGGTGGACACCACGGACTGGCTGATCAGCCTGGATCAGACGCGCGTCAACGGCAAGATCTGGGGCTTGCAGCAGGACTATCGGATCCCGATCTACGTCTACCGCAAGAGCAAGTTCGACGAGGCGAAGATTGCGACACCGCCGCGCACGTACGGGGAAGTGAGCGCGCTCGGCCCGCTGCTGACCAAGCAGAACCAGATGGCCTACGGCGTTCCTATCGGCCTGAGCGGCGGGATCGGCGGCGCGCAGGCTTTCATGGAGTTCATCGTGAGCTCCATCGTGGCGGGCAACAGCGACCCGTTCTTCGCGCCCAACGGCCGCGAGATCGGCTTTAGCGACAAGCGGCTGCTGCTGGCCGCCACCATCGTCAAGGACTTGTTCCAAAAGAAAGCTGCGACACCTGTGAGCCTGCAGTTCGCGTACAACGAGCTCCAGGATGGGATGCGGGCCGGCACGGTGGCATCCGCCACCTTCGGGCTGTACCGCTACCGTGGCCTGAAGGCTGCCGTGGCCGACGACCTGGCCTGGGCGCCGGCCCCTTCCGTGGAGCCCGACGACAAGCACGCGGTGTATGGCTTTCAGATGTGTATCAATCGCCATTCGCCACGCCAGGGCGGCGCGTGGGAGTTCGTCAAGTTCATGGCCAGCCCGGCGGCTCAGGCGATCGCCGCGCGAGGCGGCGAAGTGGTGGCGCGAGCCAGCGCCTACAAGGACGCCTATTTCAAGACGCCGGAAGCCGAAGACCAGCTGGGCTGGAAAGCGCTGGTGGAAAAACGAGGCCGCATGGTGAGCTACTCCATCATCCAGTCAACCTTCAACCAGATCTGCGGCGAAGCCTTCCAGCGCATGATCCTGCGTGACCTGGCGCCTGCAGCCGTGGCGCTCGAGGTGCGCACCCGCTACACCGAAGCGCTGGCCAAAGCATGA
- a CDS encoding cupin domain-containing protein: protein MTKTARYQGPLPLDQAKSKFVLTPLEDNRFHRDGPRANVEYRDLGLADASGGRISAKHIRAVQPFGKETGWHWHDMTAHFVYVLKGWVEFRFDGMPEPVTVVAGSCLSQPAGVAHNVIRQSDDLELIEINTPADYVTVECSR from the coding sequence ATGACCAAGACTGCGCGATACCAAGGTCCATTGCCGCTTGACCAGGCGAAATCCAAGTTTGTTCTCACCCCTCTCGAGGACAACCGCTTTCATCGAGATGGTCCTCGCGCCAATGTTGAGTACCGGGATCTCGGATTGGCGGATGCTTCAGGTGGCCGCATCAGCGCCAAGCACATCCGCGCTGTCCAGCCATTCGGCAAGGAGACCGGTTGGCATTGGCACGACATGACCGCGCACTTCGTGTACGTGCTGAAAGGTTGGGTCGAATTCAGGTTTGACGGCATGCCCGAACCGGTGACCGTCGTTGCCGGCTCCTGCCTCAGCCAGCCCGCCGGAGTGGCGCACAACGTCATTCGGCAATCTGACGACCTCGAGCTGATAGAGATCAACACACCCGCGGACTATGTGACGGTCGAATGTTCTCGCTGA